In one Vibrio sp. CB1-14 genomic region, the following are encoded:
- a CDS encoding efflux RND transporter periplasmic adaptor subunit — MKVSFLKWAVIASAVFSATASAYDTTIIEVNNIDSVVELDATVEAVNRGTLSAQTSGRIVAVNADVNDIVNQGDVLLEISAEQQSASLDAALAQLNSANAQNIKATAQVKRYRDLFPKGAISRERLDAAEAEARSSVAEVKQAKAAVAQAKESLGYTSIRAPYTGVVTQRHVELGETVAPGSQLMTGFSLSPLRVVTEIPQRYREKVEDASQFSITTLNGEILEPYEAKLFNYAHEKSRAFRLRLELLEQPQNLLPGEWVKVAFTYDDRPSIEIPESAVIRRGELSVVYRLEGEKVTMNPVRVGQSRNGQLEVLSGLEVGDEIVTDVVSFLAEK; from the coding sequence ATGAAAGTCAGCTTTCTAAAGTGGGCAGTGATTGCTAGCGCAGTATTCAGCGCAACAGCAAGCGCTTATGACACCACCATTATTGAAGTAAACAACATTGATTCCGTTGTTGAGTTAGACGCAACAGTAGAAGCCGTGAATCGCGGTACGCTCTCGGCACAAACATCCGGAAGAATAGTGGCGGTGAATGCTGATGTGAATGACATCGTCAATCAAGGCGATGTGTTACTGGAAATCAGCGCAGAGCAACAATCTGCGTCACTGGATGCGGCGTTGGCTCAGCTTAACAGCGCCAATGCGCAAAACATCAAAGCAACGGCTCAAGTGAAGCGCTACCGCGACCTGTTTCCCAAGGGCGCAATTTCGCGCGAGCGTTTAGATGCAGCAGAAGCTGAAGCGCGCTCTTCCGTTGCCGAAGTCAAGCAAGCGAAAGCGGCTGTCGCGCAGGCCAAAGAATCATTGGGCTACACCAGCATACGCGCTCCGTATACCGGTGTTGTCACTCAACGTCATGTCGAACTTGGTGAAACCGTCGCACCAGGTAGCCAATTGATGACTGGCTTTTCATTGTCTCCGCTTCGAGTGGTAACAGAAATCCCTCAGCGCTATCGCGAAAAGGTAGAGGATGCCAGTCAGTTTTCTATAACCACTCTAAATGGAGAGATCCTTGAGCCTTATGAGGCGAAACTGTTCAATTACGCTCATGAAAAATCTCGTGCTTTCCGCCTTCGTCTTGAGCTTCTTGAGCAGCCACAAAATTTACTGCCAGGCGAGTGGGTGAAGGTCGCCTTTACTTATGATGATAGACCGTCGATTGAAATTCCAGAATCAGCCGTCATTCGCCGTGGCGAGTTGAGTGTTGTTTATCGTTTGGAAGGTGAAAAAGTCACAATGAATCCTGTGCGTGTTGGTCAATCGCGTAACGGTCAACTTGAAGTACTTAGTGGTCTAGAAGTGGGTGATGAGATCGTCACCGATGTAGTCAGCTTCTTGGCTGAGAAGTAG
- a CDS encoding YeeE/YedE family protein, whose amino-acid sequence MFRLIALISGFLFGAGMIVSGMSDPANVMAFLDIFGQWSPDLAFVMGGALLVFAPSYWLVIRRKAEPVCTDQFCLSENKKLDVQLLSGSALFGLGWGIAGICPGPAISSIANGNLGIVGFVFAMLVGMFIGDVLLGKNKQVNMAKQS is encoded by the coding sequence ATGTTTCGATTGATTGCATTGATTAGTGGTTTTTTGTTTGGCGCGGGTATGATTGTTTCTGGCATGAGCGATCCTGCCAATGTGATGGCATTTCTAGATATTTTCGGACAATGGTCGCCAGACCTAGCTTTTGTTATGGGTGGAGCGCTATTGGTGTTTGCGCCTAGCTATTGGCTTGTTATTCGTCGTAAAGCTGAGCCAGTTTGTACTGATCAGTTTTGCCTGTCTGAGAACAAAAAACTTGATGTTCAACTACTAAGCGGGTCAGCGCTATTTGGGTTGGGTTGGGGCATAGCAGGTATTTGTCCTGGCCCCGCCATTTCCTCTATCGCTAATGGCAATCTGGGGATTGTTGGTTTTGTTTTTGCCATGTTGGTAGGAATGTTCATTGGTGATGTATTGTTAGGTAAGAACAAGCAAGTCAATATGGCCAAACAGTCATAG
- a CDS encoding YeeE/YedE family protein, with product MEFTFPWASLLGGMLLGVSATLLLLFNGKIAGISGIVGRIYKGRKGDTSWRILFVLGMILGGVVSAKALNIAPVAMVVSTPLVLVAGLLVGIGTKLGNGCTSGHGICGMGRLSKRSIAATMTFMAVAMATTTIMLHVL from the coding sequence ATGGAGTTTACATTTCCTTGGGCATCTTTGCTCGGCGGCATGCTTTTAGGCGTATCGGCCACGTTATTGCTGTTGTTCAATGGCAAAATTGCGGGTATCAGCGGTATTGTTGGTCGTATCTATAAAGGCCGTAAGGGTGATACAAGCTGGCGTATATTGTTCGTACTTGGAATGATTTTAGGTGGCGTTGTTTCAGCTAAAGCGCTAAACATAGCACCAGTGGCTATGGTGGTTTCTACCCCGCTAGTACTGGTGGCAGGCTTACTTGTCGGTATTGGCACTAAGCTTGGTAACGGTTGTACCAGTGGTCATGGTATTTGTGGTATGGGGCGTCTCTCTAAACGTTCAATCGCTGCGACTATGACTTTCATGGCGGTCGCGATGGCAACCACTACCATTATGCTGCACGTATTATAG
- a CDS encoding ArsR/SmtB family transcription factor yields MKERAVDVAEVLKTLAHPDRLFVLCQLVEGEQGAGQLQANSNLSQSAFSQHLSVLKKADLVTSRKESQHVYYALKDERVVGLIQQLHNLYCH; encoded by the coding sequence ATGAAAGAACGCGCAGTGGACGTAGCGGAAGTACTCAAGACGCTCGCTCATCCAGATCGCTTGTTTGTGTTGTGCCAATTAGTTGAAGGTGAACAGGGAGCTGGGCAACTACAAGCCAATTCGAATTTAAGCCAATCTGCATTCTCACAGCATTTATCGGTGTTAAAGAAGGCCGATTTGGTGACATCTCGCAAAGAATCGCAACACGTTTATTATGCGCTTAAAGATGAACGTGTGGTGGGACTGATTCAGCAGCTTCATAATCTTTACTGCCACTAA